The proteins below come from a single Rhinolophus ferrumequinum isolate MPI-CBG mRhiFer1 chromosome 8, mRhiFer1_v1.p, whole genome shotgun sequence genomic window:
- the GPC1 gene encoding glypican-1 isoform X2, with protein MLSGSRGAPCLLVRALWPPVSHRRLPAGPGQMRAVSSIGDGEHLRICSQGYTCCTSEMEENLANRSRAELETALLDSGRALQATLAAQLRGFDGHFQHLLNDSERALQDTFPSAFGELYTQSARAFRDLYTELRLYYRGADLQLEDTLAEFWARLLERLFRQPHPQRLLPDDYLDCLGKQAEALRPFGDAPRELRLRATRAFVAARTFVQGLGVAGDVVRKVAQVPLGPECSRAVMKLVYCAHCLGVPSARPCPDYCRNVFKGCLANQADLDAEWRNLLDSMVLITDKFWGPSGAESVIGNVHVWLAEAISALQDNRDTLTTKVIQSCGNPQVNPPGPGPEEKRHRGKLVLQEKPPTGTLERLVSEAKAQLRDAQDFWISLPGTLCSEKMAMSAASDDRCWNGMAKGRYLPEVMGDGLANQINNPEVEVDITKPDMTIRQQIMQLKIMTNRLRSAYNGEDSDFQDASDDGSGSGSGDGCPEDICGRRINRKSSSSSSRTPLTHALPGLSEREGQKTSAAAHCPQACTALLLLSLVLSAARPRWR; from the exons ATGCTCAGCGGCAGCAGAGGGGCTCCTTG TCTCCTTGTGAGGGCTCTGTGGCCACCAGTCAGTCACAGACGCCTGCCTGCTGGGCCCGGGCAAATGAGGGCTGTGTCCAGCATCGGAGATG GTGAGCACCTGCGCATCTGCTCCCAGGGCTACACTTGCTGCACCAGCGAGATGGAGGAGAACCTGGCCAACCGCAGCCGTGCAGAGCTGGAGACTGCGCTCCTGGACAGCGGCCGTGCCCTGCAGGCCACGCTGGCCGCCCAGCTACGGGGCTTTGACG GTCACTTCCAGCACCTGCTCAACGACTCAGAGCGGGCACTACAGGACACCTTTCCCAGCGCCTTTGGCGAGCTGTACACGCAGAGCGCCAGGGCCTTCCGGGACCTGTACACGGAGCTGCGTCTCTACTACCGCGGTGCCGACCTGCAGCTGGAGGACACGCTGGCCGAGTTCTGGGCCCGCCTGCTCGAGCGCCTGTTCAGGCAGCCGCACCCCCAGCGCCTGCTGCCGGACGACTACCTGGACTGCCTGGGCAAGCAGGCCGAGGCACTGCGGCCCTTCGGGGATGCCCCGCGTGAGCTGCGCCTGCGTGCCACCCGCGCCTTTGTGGCTGCTCGCACCTTCGTGCAGGGCCTGGGCGTGGCTGGCGACGTGGTCCGGAAGGTGGCCCAG GTTCCCCTGGGCCCCGAGTGCTCGCGGGCCGTCATGAAGCTGGTGTACTGTGCGCATTGCCTGGGGGTCCCCAGCGCCCGGCCCTGCCCGGACTACTGCCGCAACGTGTTCAAGGGCTGCCTGGCCAACCAGGCCGACCTGGACGCCGAGTGGAGGAACCTTCTGG ACTCCATGGTGCTCATCACCGACAAGTTCTGGGGCCCGTCTGGCGCGGAGAGCGTCATCGGCAACGTGCACGTGTGGCTGGCAGAGGCCATCAGCGCCCTCCAGGACAACAGGGACACACTCACGACCAAG GTCATCCAGAGCTGCGGGAACCCCCAGGTGAACCCTCCGGGCCCCGGGCCTGAGGAGAAGCGGCACCGAGGCAAGCTGGTCCTGCAGGAGAAGCCACCCACAGGCACATTGGAGAGGCTG GTCTCCGAGGCCAAGGCCCAGCTCCGTGACGCCCAGGACTTCTGGATCAGTCTCCCAGGGACACTGTGCAGCGAGAAGATGGCCATGAGTGCTGCCAGTGACGACCGCTGCTGGAACGGGATGGCCAAGGGCCG GTACCTCCCCGAGGTGATGGGTGATGGGCTGGCCAACCAGATCAACAACCCTGAGGTGGAGGTGGACATCACCAAGCCCGACATGACCATCCGCCAGCAGATCATGCAGCTGAAGATCATGACCAACCGGCTGCGAAGTGCTTACAACGGCGAGGACTCGGACTTCCAGGATGCCA GTGACGATGGCAGCGGCTCGGGCAGTGGCGATGGCTGCCCTGAGGATATCTGCGGCCGGAGAATCAACAGGAagagctccagctccagctcacGGACACCCCTGACCCATGCCCTCCCCGGCTTGTCGGAGCGGGAGGGGCAGAAGACCTCAGCCGCGGCCCACTGCCCCCAGGCCTGCACAGCCCTCCTGCTCCTGTCCCTGGTCCTCTCAGCGGCCAGGCCCCGGTGGCGGTAa
- the GPC1 gene encoding glypican-1 isoform X1: MELGAGGWWLLCAAAALAACALGDPASKSRSCSEVRQIYGAKGFSLSDVPQAEISGEHLRICSQGYTCCTSEMEENLANRSRAELETALLDSGRALQATLAAQLRGFDGHFQHLLNDSERALQDTFPSAFGELYTQSARAFRDLYTELRLYYRGADLQLEDTLAEFWARLLERLFRQPHPQRLLPDDYLDCLGKQAEALRPFGDAPRELRLRATRAFVAARTFVQGLGVAGDVVRKVAQVPLGPECSRAVMKLVYCAHCLGVPSARPCPDYCRNVFKGCLANQADLDAEWRNLLDSMVLITDKFWGPSGAESVIGNVHVWLAEAISALQDNRDTLTTKVIQSCGNPQVNPPGPGPEEKRHRGKLVLQEKPPTGTLERLVSEAKAQLRDAQDFWISLPGTLCSEKMAMSAASDDRCWNGMAKGRYLPEVMGDGLANQINNPEVEVDITKPDMTIRQQIMQLKIMTNRLRSAYNGEDSDFQDASDDGSGSGSGDGCPEDICGRRINRKSSSSSSRTPLTHALPGLSEREGQKTSAAAHCPQACTALLLLSLVLSAARPRWR; the protein is encoded by the exons GTGAGCACCTGCGCATCTGCTCCCAGGGCTACACTTGCTGCACCAGCGAGATGGAGGAGAACCTGGCCAACCGCAGCCGTGCAGAGCTGGAGACTGCGCTCCTGGACAGCGGCCGTGCCCTGCAGGCCACGCTGGCCGCCCAGCTACGGGGCTTTGACG GTCACTTCCAGCACCTGCTCAACGACTCAGAGCGGGCACTACAGGACACCTTTCCCAGCGCCTTTGGCGAGCTGTACACGCAGAGCGCCAGGGCCTTCCGGGACCTGTACACGGAGCTGCGTCTCTACTACCGCGGTGCCGACCTGCAGCTGGAGGACACGCTGGCCGAGTTCTGGGCCCGCCTGCTCGAGCGCCTGTTCAGGCAGCCGCACCCCCAGCGCCTGCTGCCGGACGACTACCTGGACTGCCTGGGCAAGCAGGCCGAGGCACTGCGGCCCTTCGGGGATGCCCCGCGTGAGCTGCGCCTGCGTGCCACCCGCGCCTTTGTGGCTGCTCGCACCTTCGTGCAGGGCCTGGGCGTGGCTGGCGACGTGGTCCGGAAGGTGGCCCAG GTTCCCCTGGGCCCCGAGTGCTCGCGGGCCGTCATGAAGCTGGTGTACTGTGCGCATTGCCTGGGGGTCCCCAGCGCCCGGCCCTGCCCGGACTACTGCCGCAACGTGTTCAAGGGCTGCCTGGCCAACCAGGCCGACCTGGACGCCGAGTGGAGGAACCTTCTGG ACTCCATGGTGCTCATCACCGACAAGTTCTGGGGCCCGTCTGGCGCGGAGAGCGTCATCGGCAACGTGCACGTGTGGCTGGCAGAGGCCATCAGCGCCCTCCAGGACAACAGGGACACACTCACGACCAAG GTCATCCAGAGCTGCGGGAACCCCCAGGTGAACCCTCCGGGCCCCGGGCCTGAGGAGAAGCGGCACCGAGGCAAGCTGGTCCTGCAGGAGAAGCCACCCACAGGCACATTGGAGAGGCTG GTCTCCGAGGCCAAGGCCCAGCTCCGTGACGCCCAGGACTTCTGGATCAGTCTCCCAGGGACACTGTGCAGCGAGAAGATGGCCATGAGTGCTGCCAGTGACGACCGCTGCTGGAACGGGATGGCCAAGGGCCG GTACCTCCCCGAGGTGATGGGTGATGGGCTGGCCAACCAGATCAACAACCCTGAGGTGGAGGTGGACATCACCAAGCCCGACATGACCATCCGCCAGCAGATCATGCAGCTGAAGATCATGACCAACCGGCTGCGAAGTGCTTACAACGGCGAGGACTCGGACTTCCAGGATGCCA GTGACGATGGCAGCGGCTCGGGCAGTGGCGATGGCTGCCCTGAGGATATCTGCGGCCGGAGAATCAACAGGAagagctccagctccagctcacGGACACCCCTGACCCATGCCCTCCCCGGCTTGTCGGAGCGGGAGGGGCAGAAGACCTCAGCCGCGGCCCACTGCCCCCAGGCCTGCACAGCCCTCCTGCTCCTGTCCCTGGTCCTCTCAGCGGCCAGGCCCCGGTGGCGGTAa